A single genomic interval of Bradyrhizobium sp. AZCC 1693 harbors:
- a CDS encoding amino acid ABC transporter substrate-binding protein: MHQFPRRLAGVGGMLLAACLLATPAPAQTASEGLSPTLANIKRTHVVRLGYRESSPPFSFLDHSNRPIGYSLELCEAIVEEIGIEVDDANLKIEYVKVTSDDRIQAVVQNKIDLECGSTTANAERAKQVAFSPLIFVAGTKLMVPKASTISAPTDLKGKTVVVTKGTTNEQAMHTIDKKFSLGLNIVTAPDHEQSYQTLVDGKADAFATDDILLYGLIARHKAQDKFKVTGEYLSYDPYGIMFRKGEPQLKAVVDRTFRKLGSGRDLVPLYNKWFVARLPTGERLGVSISPQLEEAFKVLDDTQGTSN, encoded by the coding sequence ATGCATCAGTTCCCAAGGAGGTTGGCAGGGGTCGGCGGAATGCTGCTGGCCGCGTGCCTGCTGGCCACGCCGGCGCCCGCCCAGACCGCCAGCGAAGGGCTTAGCCCGACGCTCGCCAACATCAAGCGAACGCATGTCGTGCGTCTCGGCTACCGCGAGAGCTCGCCGCCGTTCTCGTTCCTGGATCACTCCAACCGGCCGATCGGCTACAGCCTCGAACTCTGCGAGGCGATCGTCGAGGAGATCGGGATCGAGGTCGACGATGCCAATCTCAAGATTGAATACGTCAAGGTCACTTCGGATGACCGCATTCAGGCGGTGGTGCAGAACAAGATCGACCTCGAATGCGGTTCGACCACGGCCAATGCCGAGCGCGCGAAACAGGTGGCGTTCTCGCCGCTGATATTCGTGGCCGGCACCAAGCTGATGGTGCCGAAGGCGTCCACCATCTCGGCGCCCACGGATCTGAAGGGCAAGACCGTGGTGGTGACGAAAGGCACCACCAACGAGCAGGCGATGCACACGATCGACAAGAAATTCTCGCTCGGCCTCAACATCGTGACGGCGCCCGATCACGAGCAATCCTATCAGACGCTGGTGGACGGCAAGGCCGATGCGTTCGCGACAGATGACATCCTGCTTTACGGCCTGATCGCGCGGCACAAGGCGCAGGATAAATTCAAGGTCACGGGCGAATATCTGTCCTACGATCCCTACGGCATCATGTTCCGCAAGGGCGAGCCGCAGTTGAAGGCCGTGGTCGACCGCACCTTCCGCAAGCTCGGCTCCGGCCGGGACCTGGTCCCGCTCTACAACAAATGGTTCGTCGCGCGGCTGCCGACCGGCGAAAGGCTGGGCGTGTCGATCTCGCCGCAGCTCGAAGAGGCCTTCAAGGTGCTCGACGATACGCAAGGGACGAGCAATTAG
- a CDS encoding bifunctional folylpolyglutamate synthase/dihydrofolate synthase: protein MFDLPKYGDGICLARMAGLLEALGIDRARLQRISVVVTGSNGKGSTAAMCAAIARAYGLRTGLFTSPHLLRFNERVQVGGVEIGDDALGRLKLRVEAAIADVSKQMGEQFGAFEALFALACLHFQASGCDFAVFEAGIGGRYDPVRLIGARETCVTSVDYEHVELLGNSLELIVSDKSDACAAGGTIVYGENCRDLRPHLVEYNRGCGCTPLFIRDDIRIDNAVTAASDQHFDFQFGYHDYRRLEVSLPGAFQFNNAAIAAALFLLWLQREHPRRASDRIETAVRAGLRDTRWPGRLEIIQHDPLTVIDVGHTPDGIRQSLASLTAIHGADNWILVTGASRDKKADEIIGALAPSFDTIICTAAHHKGASAEGIAAAARLANPKAVIRLARTIEDAVRVSQELAKAKRQKIYVAGGLFLAIEYATAAKGGRAEDLKFF from the coding sequence GTGTTCGACCTGCCGAAATACGGCGATGGCATCTGCCTCGCGCGCATGGCCGGGTTACTGGAAGCGCTCGGAATCGATCGCGCGCGGCTGCAGCGCATCTCGGTGGTGGTAACCGGCTCGAACGGCAAGGGCAGCACCGCGGCGATGTGCGCCGCTATCGCCCGTGCCTATGGTCTGCGGACCGGCCTCTTCACCTCGCCGCATCTGCTGCGCTTCAATGAACGAGTTCAGGTCGGTGGCGTCGAGATCGGCGACGACGCGCTCGGTCGCCTGAAACTGCGGGTCGAAGCTGCCATCGCCGACGTCTCAAAGCAGATGGGCGAGCAGTTCGGCGCTTTCGAAGCGCTGTTTGCGCTCGCCTGCCTGCACTTCCAGGCGAGCGGATGCGACTTCGCCGTGTTCGAGGCCGGCATCGGCGGCCGCTACGATCCGGTCCGCCTGATCGGCGCGCGCGAGACCTGCGTCACCTCGGTTGATTACGAGCATGTCGAACTGCTCGGAAACTCGCTTGAACTGATCGTATCGGACAAGAGCGACGCCTGCGCCGCCGGCGGCACGATCGTCTATGGCGAGAACTGCCGGGACTTGCGGCCGCATCTCGTCGAATATAATCGCGGGTGCGGCTGCACGCCGCTGTTCATCCGCGATGATATCCGTATCGATAACGCGGTGACCGCCGCGTCAGACCAGCACTTCGATTTCCAGTTCGGATATCATGATTATCGCCGCCTCGAAGTGAGCCTGCCGGGCGCATTCCAGTTCAACAACGCCGCCATTGCTGCCGCCCTGTTCCTGCTCTGGCTGCAACGTGAGCATCCGCGCAGGGCGTCCGATCGGATCGAAACCGCTGTTCGCGCCGGCCTGCGCGATACGCGCTGGCCCGGCCGGCTTGAAATCATCCAGCACGACCCGCTCACCGTGATCGACGTCGGCCACACCCCCGATGGCATCCGGCAATCGCTCGCAAGCCTCACGGCGATCCACGGCGCCGACAATTGGATCCTTGTCACCGGCGCCTCGCGCGACAAGAAGGCGGACGAAATCATCGGCGCACTGGCGCCATCGTTCGATACGATCATCTGCACGGCAGCCCATCACAAGGGAGCGAGTGCCGAGGGGATCGCCGCCGCCGCGAGGCTTGCCAATCCGAAGGCGGTTATTCGCCTTGCCAGGACGATCGAGGACGCGGTTCGTGTCTCGCAGGAACTGGCCAAGGCGAAGCGGCAAAAAATCTATGTAGCCGGCGGATTATTCCTCGCGATCGAGTACGCGACCGCCGCCAAAGGCGGCCGAGCGGAAGACTTGAAGTTTTTCTAG
- a CDS encoding dicarboxylate/amino acid:cation symporter, with protein MSSRFTQYILIAMALGIVMGTIVFNYMPENRVEIAASVNLIAMLFLRLIKMIIAPLVFATLVGGIAHMGSGSKLGRVFAKTMGWFVSASFVSLLLGLVMVNLLQPGANFPGTLPDKAQSTGLPVSAFSIEKFLTHLIPTSIADAMAQNEILQIVVFAVFFAVALGAMPERAKPIMGLIDDLAHIMLKVTGYVMLFAPIAVWAAIMATVSKNGLGVLWKLIVFMGGFYLSLLILWGILVVVGFMVIGPRYSHLLRLIREPLMIAFSTASSEAAYPKTLEGLNRFGASSRISSFVLPLGYSFNLDGTMMYCTFASVFIAQTYHIDMSLGTQLAMLATLMITSKGVAGVPRASLVVIASTLSQFGIPEAGLLMIMGIDTFLDMGRSATNVIGNSLATAVVAKWEGELKAEHELGPDDAVPSDAVPGDAVPAQ; from the coding sequence ATGTCCAGCAGGTTTACGCAGTACATCCTGATCGCGATGGCGCTCGGCATTGTGATGGGGACCATCGTTTTCAACTATATGCCTGAGAACCGCGTGGAGATCGCGGCATCCGTAAACCTGATTGCGATGCTGTTCCTGCGCCTGATCAAGATGATCATCGCGCCTTTGGTGTTCGCTACCCTGGTCGGGGGCATCGCGCATATGGGCTCCGGCTCGAAGCTCGGTCGCGTGTTCGCCAAGACGATGGGCTGGTTCGTCAGCGCCTCCTTTGTCTCGCTGCTGCTCGGCCTGGTGATGGTCAACCTGCTGCAGCCTGGCGCCAACTTTCCCGGTACGCTGCCGGACAAGGCGCAATCAACCGGCTTGCCGGTCTCGGCGTTCTCGATCGAAAAATTCCTGACCCACCTGATCCCGACCTCGATCGCGGACGCGATGGCGCAGAACGAAATCCTGCAGATCGTGGTGTTCGCGGTGTTCTTTGCGGTAGCGCTCGGCGCGATGCCGGAGCGCGCCAAGCCGATCATGGGGCTGATCGACGACCTCGCCCACATCATGCTGAAAGTGACCGGTTATGTGATGCTGTTCGCGCCGATCGCGGTGTGGGCGGCGATCATGGCGACCGTGTCGAAGAACGGCCTCGGCGTGCTGTGGAAGCTGATCGTCTTCATGGGCGGTTTCTATCTCTCGCTTCTGATCCTGTGGGGCATCCTGGTCGTGGTCGGCTTCATGGTGATCGGACCGCGATACAGTCACCTGCTGCGCTTGATCCGCGAGCCGCTGATGATCGCGTTCTCGACCGCATCCTCGGAGGCCGCCTATCCGAAGACGCTGGAAGGCCTCAATCGCTTCGGCGCCTCCTCGCGGATTTCGTCCTTCGTGCTGCCGCTCGGCTATTCCTTCAACCTCGACGGCACGATGATGTATTGCACCTTCGCCAGCGTTTTCATCGCGCAGACCTATCACATCGACATGTCGCTCGGCACCCAGCTTGCGATGCTGGCAACGCTGATGATCACCTCGAAGGGCGTTGCCGGCGTGCCGCGTGCTTCCCTCGTCGTGATCGCCTCGACGCTCAGCCAGTTCGGCATTCCCGAGGCCGGCCTGCTGATGATCATGGGCATCGATACCTTCCTCGACATGGGGCGCAGCGCCACCAACGTGATCGGCAATTCGCTGGCGACCGCCGTGGTGGCGAAGTGGGAGGGCGAGCTGAAGGCCGAGCACGAGCTCGGGCCGGATGACGCGGTTCCATCCGATGCCGTTCCGGGCGACGCCGTGCCGGCTCAGTGA
- a CDS encoding FMN-binding glutamate synthase family protein: METLLLPFSPRYIVLTICAVVTALLTGIGIFDHNPKAWEILLIPIAIFGALTFLGIRDLLQKNHAVLRNYPISAHIRFLLEEIRPEIRQYFFESEKDGMPFSRDTRALVYQRAKMQLDKRPFGTQEDVYREGYEWMHHSVAPKARSGAEFRVTVGGPDCTNPYSASVFNISAMSFGALSPNSVRALNAGARKGGFAHDTGEGGVSPYHRENGGDIIWEIGSGYFGCRNRDGSFNPEEFARISSDDQIKMVELKISQGAKPGHGGVLPAAKVSEEIAKIRGVPMGEDCISPATHRAFSTPLQMMAFIGEMRRLSGGKPTGFKMCVGHPWEFLGICKAMLETGIYPDFIVVDGNEGGTGAAPLEFMDHLGMPMREGVSFVHNALIGINARDRIRIGCAGKIATAFDMARAMAIGADWCNSARGFMFALGCIQSLSCHTDRCPTGVTTQDPTRARALVVPLKTERVYSYHHATLHALSELLAAAGLDHPQQLRPIHFSKRTSSTEVMSFAKLYPSLRPGELIEGTQDPRFRDAWAMARADSFQPVG, from the coding sequence ATGGAAACGCTGCTGCTTCCGTTCTCGCCACGCTACATCGTGCTGACGATCTGCGCCGTCGTGACGGCCTTGCTGACCGGCATCGGGATTTTCGACCATAATCCGAAGGCGTGGGAAATCCTGCTGATCCCGATCGCGATTTTCGGCGCGCTCACATTTCTCGGCATTCGCGATCTGCTGCAGAAGAATCATGCCGTTCTGCGCAATTATCCGATTTCGGCGCATATTCGTTTCCTGCTCGAGGAAATTCGCCCGGAGATACGGCAATACTTCTTCGAGAGCGAGAAGGACGGCATGCCGTTCTCCCGCGACACCCGCGCTCTGGTCTATCAGCGCGCCAAGATGCAGCTCGACAAGCGGCCGTTCGGCACCCAGGAAGACGTCTATCGCGAGGGTTACGAATGGATGCATCATTCGGTGGCGCCGAAGGCTCGTAGCGGCGCGGAATTCCGCGTCACCGTCGGCGGTCCCGATTGCACCAATCCGTATTCGGCATCGGTCTTCAATATCTCGGCGATGAGTTTTGGCGCGCTCAGCCCCAACTCCGTGCGCGCGCTGAACGCCGGTGCCAGGAAGGGCGGCTTCGCGCACGACACCGGTGAGGGCGGTGTCAGCCCCTACCATCGCGAGAACGGCGGCGACATCATCTGGGAAATCGGCTCCGGCTATTTCGGTTGCCGCAACCGTGACGGCAGCTTCAATCCGGAGGAATTCGCGCGCATCTCGTCCGACGACCAGATCAAGATGGTCGAGCTCAAGATCAGCCAGGGCGCCAAGCCCGGTCATGGCGGCGTGCTGCCGGCAGCCAAGGTGTCGGAGGAGATCGCCAAGATCCGGGGCGTCCCTATGGGTGAGGATTGCATTTCGCCGGCCACCCACCGCGCGTTTTCGACACCGCTGCAGATGATGGCGTTTATCGGCGAGATGCGCAGGCTGTCGGGGGGCAAGCCGACCGGGTTCAAGATGTGTGTCGGCCACCCCTGGGAATTCTTGGGCATCTGCAAGGCGATGCTGGAGACCGGCATTTATCCTGACTTCATCGTCGTCGACGGCAATGAGGGCGGCACCGGCGCGGCCCCGCTGGAGTTCATGGATCATCTGGGGATGCCGATGCGCGAGGGCGTCAGCTTCGTCCACAACGCGCTGATCGGCATTAATGCGCGCGACCGCATCAGGATCGGCTGCGCCGGCAAGATCGCGACTGCCTTCGACATGGCCCGCGCCATGGCGATCGGCGCCGACTGGTGCAATTCCGCGCGCGGATTCATGTTCGCGCTCGGTTGCATCCAGTCCCTGAGCTGCCACACCGATCGCTGTCCGACCGGTGTGACCACGCAGGATCCTACCCGCGCCCGGGCGCTGGTGGTGCCACTCAAGACCGAGCGGGTCTACAGCTACCATCACGCCACCCTGCACGCGTTGTCCGAGCTTCTCGCCGCCGCCGGTCTCGACCACCCGCAGCAGCTGCGGCCGATCCACTTTTCGAAGCGGACGTCGAGCACCGAGGTCATGTCATTTGCAAAACTCTATCCGTCGCTGCGGCCGGGCGAGCTGATCGAAGGCACCCAGGATCCGCGCTTCCGCGACGCCTGGGCGATGGCGCGCGCGGATTCGTTCCAGCCCGTAGGGTAA
- a CDS encoding ferredoxin--NADP reductase translates to MSAFYREKVLSVRHWTDTLFSFRATRDSGFRFQNGQFAMIGLEVEGRPLLRAYSMASANHEEELEFFSIKVADGPLTSKLQKIREGDEILVGRKATGTLITDNLIPGKRLLLLSTGTGLAPFASLIKDPDVYERFETIVLVHGCRQVSELAYGEELVAKLREDELFGPLLSEKLLYYPTVTREPFRNRGRITDLISSEQLFNDIHQAPLNIETDRIMMCGSPGMLDELKQMFESGGFLEGSHNTPGHFVIEKAFVER, encoded by the coding sequence ATGAGCGCATTCTATAGAGAGAAGGTTCTTTCTGTTCGCCACTGGACCGATACGCTTTTCAGCTTTCGGGCCACCCGCGATTCCGGTTTCCGCTTCCAGAACGGCCAGTTTGCGATGATCGGCCTCGAGGTCGAGGGCCGGCCGCTGCTGCGCGCCTACAGCATGGCGAGCGCCAATCACGAGGAAGAACTCGAATTCTTCTCCATCAAGGTCGCGGACGGGCCGCTGACCTCGAAGCTGCAGAAGATCCGCGAAGGCGATGAAATCCTGGTCGGCCGCAAGGCGACCGGCACGCTGATCACCGACAATCTGATTCCGGGCAAGCGCTTGCTGCTGCTGTCGACCGGAACCGGCCTCGCACCGTTCGCGAGCCTGATCAAGGACCCTGACGTCTATGAGCGGTTCGAGACCATCGTGCTCGTTCACGGCTGCCGTCAGGTTTCCGAACTCGCCTATGGCGAGGAACTCGTCGCCAAGCTGCGCGAGGACGAACTGTTCGGACCGCTGCTGTCGGAGAAGCTTTTGTATTACCCGACGGTGACCCGCGAGCCGTTCCGCAACCGCGGCCGCATCACGGACCTGATCTCGTCCGAGCAGTTGTTCAACGATATCCATCAGGCGCCGCTCAACATCGAGACCGACCGCATCATGATGTGCGGCAGCCCGGGGATGCTGGATGAGTTGAAGCAGATGTTCGAGTCCGGCGGCTTCCTCGAAGGCAGCCACAACACGCCCGGCCATTTCGTGATCGAGAAGGCGTTCGTCGAGCGGTGA